One Gossypium hirsutum isolate 1008001.06 chromosome A11, Gossypium_hirsutum_v2.1, whole genome shotgun sequence genomic window carries:
- the LOC107897028 gene encoding B3 domain-containing transcription factor VRN1 isoform X1, giving the protein MQHFPPRMAATTQKCRVLEKNKYWKEFESNRHQFFKILRIPKTFTENFREKLLGTIHLRGPSGFMWTVEVEKMFNHVVFQNGWPTFVEEHRLEKAYLLVFRYIGNSAFNVVIFDSSGCEREGSYFVREHTNACSNDGCVLDKEDGEDCEDIIDLEKPHIQKRKIKKGRGRPSSKAVDADNRHQSKGREDKQPRVGKSAVEREVLIDGDDYEDIIDLEKIHKQKKIKKRRGRPSSKAVDTNNHHQSKATEKKRPRVIKSAVEGEVSIDESDGAPGCAMEDCVEQNLQGSYSLYFISKRREITQEEKQRPRKLSRQYPSTRPSFTLVMKDSHVYKSFQVTIPKRWHQRYMFGDVRRTLLRVPPQNKVWDVRIRSSILGNSIHQRMGQICLG; this is encoded by the exons ATGCAACATTTTCCTCCAA GAATGGCAGCAACGACTCAAAAGTGCAGGGTGTTGGAGAAAAACAAGTATTGGAAAGAATTCGAATCCAACAGGCACCAGTTTTTCAAAATATTG AGGATACCCAAAACGTTTACGGAAAATTTCAGAGAGAAATTGTTGGGAACAATCCACCTTAGAGGTCCAAGCGGATTCATGTGGACTGTGGAAGTCGAGAAAATGTTTAATCACGTGGTTTTTCAAAATGGTTGGCCAACTTTTGTAGAGGAGCATAGGTTGGAAAAGGCTTATCTGCTTGTTTTCCGCTATATTGGCAACTCGGCGTTCAATGTAGTTATATTTGATTCAAGTGGGTGTGAGCGAGAAGGATCATACTTTGTTAGGGAACACACGAATGCCTGTTCAAATGACGGATGCGTGTTAGACAAGGAAGATGGAGAAGACTGTGAAGATATTATAGACTTGGAGAAACCCCATATACAGAAAAGGAAGATCAAGAAGGGAAGAGGAAGACCAAGTTCAAAAGCTGTTGACGCTGATAATCGTCATCAATCGAAGGGAAGGGAGGACAAGCAGCCTCGAGTTGGCAAATCTGCTGTCGAGAGGGAAGTATTGATTGATGGAGATGACTATGAAGACATTATAGATTTGGAGAAAATCCATAAGCAAAAAAAGATCAAGAAGAGAAGAGGAAGACCGAGCTCAAAAGCTGTTGACACTAATAACCATCATCAATCTAAGGCAACAGAGAAAAAGCGGCCTCGAGTTATAAAATCTGCTGTTGAAGGGGAAGTATCGATCGATGAATCGGATGGAGCCCCAGGGTGTGCAATGGAGGACTGTGTAGAACAAA ATTTGCAAGGATCATATAGTCTGTATTTCATATCGAAAAGGCGAGAGATAACACAGGAGGAGAAGCAAAGACCTCGAAAATTGTCCAGACAGTATCCATCAACAAGACCCTCATTTACCCTTGTAATGAAGGATTCTCATGTTTACAAGTCCTTTCAAGTG ACAATTCCTAAAAGATGGCATCAGAGGTACATGTTTGGTGATGTTAGAAGAACTTTGTTGAGAGTCCCTCCTCAAAACAAGGTATGGGATGTAAGAATCAGAAGCTCCATATTGGGGAACAGCATTCACCAGAGGATGGGCCAAATTTGTCTTGGATAA
- the LOC107897028 gene encoding B3 domain-containing transcription factor VRN1 isoform X2, whose protein sequence is MAATTQKCRVLEKNKYWKEFESNRHQFFKILRIPKTFTENFREKLLGTIHLRGPSGFMWTVEVEKMFNHVVFQNGWPTFVEEHRLEKAYLLVFRYIGNSAFNVVIFDSSGCEREGSYFVREHTNACSNDGCVLDKEDGEDCEDIIDLEKPHIQKRKIKKGRGRPSSKAVDADNRHQSKGREDKQPRVGKSAVEREVLIDGDDYEDIIDLEKIHKQKKIKKRRGRPSSKAVDTNNHHQSKATEKKRPRVIKSAVEGEVSIDESDGAPGCAMEDCVEQNLQGSYSLYFISKRREITQEEKQRPRKLSRQYPSTRPSFTLVMKDSHVYKSFQVTIPKRWHQRYMFGDVRRTLLRVPPQNKVWDVRIRSSILGNSIHQRMGQICLG, encoded by the exons ATGGCAGCAACGACTCAAAAGTGCAGGGTGTTGGAGAAAAACAAGTATTGGAAAGAATTCGAATCCAACAGGCACCAGTTTTTCAAAATATTG AGGATACCCAAAACGTTTACGGAAAATTTCAGAGAGAAATTGTTGGGAACAATCCACCTTAGAGGTCCAAGCGGATTCATGTGGACTGTGGAAGTCGAGAAAATGTTTAATCACGTGGTTTTTCAAAATGGTTGGCCAACTTTTGTAGAGGAGCATAGGTTGGAAAAGGCTTATCTGCTTGTTTTCCGCTATATTGGCAACTCGGCGTTCAATGTAGTTATATTTGATTCAAGTGGGTGTGAGCGAGAAGGATCATACTTTGTTAGGGAACACACGAATGCCTGTTCAAATGACGGATGCGTGTTAGACAAGGAAGATGGAGAAGACTGTGAAGATATTATAGACTTGGAGAAACCCCATATACAGAAAAGGAAGATCAAGAAGGGAAGAGGAAGACCAAGTTCAAAAGCTGTTGACGCTGATAATCGTCATCAATCGAAGGGAAGGGAGGACAAGCAGCCTCGAGTTGGCAAATCTGCTGTCGAGAGGGAAGTATTGATTGATGGAGATGACTATGAAGACATTATAGATTTGGAGAAAATCCATAAGCAAAAAAAGATCAAGAAGAGAAGAGGAAGACCGAGCTCAAAAGCTGTTGACACTAATAACCATCATCAATCTAAGGCAACAGAGAAAAAGCGGCCTCGAGTTATAAAATCTGCTGTTGAAGGGGAAGTATCGATCGATGAATCGGATGGAGCCCCAGGGTGTGCAATGGAGGACTGTGTAGAACAAA ATTTGCAAGGATCATATAGTCTGTATTTCATATCGAAAAGGCGAGAGATAACACAGGAGGAGAAGCAAAGACCTCGAAAATTGTCCAGACAGTATCCATCAACAAGACCCTCATTTACCCTTGTAATGAAGGATTCTCATGTTTACAAGTCCTTTCAAGTG ACAATTCCTAAAAGATGGCATCAGAGGTACATGTTTGGTGATGTTAGAAGAACTTTGTTGAGAGTCCCTCCTCAAAACAAGGTATGGGATGTAAGAATCAGAAGCTCCATATTGGGGAACAGCATTCACCAGAGGATGGGCCAAATTTGTCTTGGATAA